The nucleotide window GCATGACCTTGGGTAAATTTATAGTTTTTTGGGTATATTTTTGTTCATGTCATTTTTTATCTAGAGTATGACAACTTTAAAGTTTACCATGTCAATTTTTATTTTGGAGATCATACAACCTTTTTTATTATACTGAGAGATGACATTTTTTTCATAAAGTAGTGTGGCATTTTTTTCATAAATTAGGGTCTTTTTTGTTGATGTCATTTTTTCTAATAAATAAGTAAATTTAAATGGGCCTCTGGGTCAACCAGGTGTCGCGCTAGAGTGCGGACGAAGAGCGAACCACCTGAAACATCTATTGGGGAGggacctccccccccccccccccccccccccccccccccccccccccccccccccccccccccccccccgcgcgcgcgCGCGCCCTGGCGTGGCCCAGCTAAGGGTGTAATTTGAGTACCATCTTTTGATCACCTAAAAATTGCCATGTTCATGTAGCAAACTAACTAGATACGTCGGGGATTAATTACCGTCCTAAGAAATATGGAACATGAATAAAACACCCAAAAAACCACACACAACAAGTTTTATGTGTTATGTCAGCAAATTTCACATGGGCAAATGTTGCACTTATTATCTAACACATGGAATTGTTGTGGTCTAGGCATTGAAATTACCACATACACTTGTAATTAGCGATTCCACAAATTATAAACTAATCTCATAGCCCATGTCAAATCCCATAAAAGAAGTAGAATCATATAATTTGCCATTCTTTAAATCATGGGCGAATCTTGCATCACTAGTCCTAGTTgccacctcagccaagaaaagtACCCTAAGTTTAGATCTGTGCATTTTAATATGGAGAAGAAGTTGTCATGACACTTTGGTATGACTAACCAATTGAATAAGGTGTTCATTAACATCCTAAAAACATGTAACACAAATAAGACCTCCAAAAAAGCATGCAGAGAAGAAACGTTGGTGCCATATGTATGCAAATTTCACATGAATTGCATTGCACCTCAAAATTCCCACAAAAATGTTGTCATGTTCTAGGAATTTAAAATACCCACATCATCTTTCTCTACCTGCTACGGGCCATGGATGCCACCAAGTATGAAACGCCCAAATGCAAATATGTACTCATAGTATGGCATATCCTTGTGGTGTTTCAAAAATTCTATATGGTCATCAGAAGCGGGTGCATATAATAGGCTCAATATATTCAATTATCATATTCAATGCACAAATTATGTTGTTTCTTAATTTTTATCAATTTTGTACTCTACCAGGTATGTGTACGTGTGTTGCCATGGGGGTCATATATTTTTTAACACAATAAGAGGACCATACGGGACAAATCTCGATGCAAAGCAAATAAGGAAGATTATGTTCCTGTTATAAAGTACATATTTTTCAATTATTTCATATACTGCTAAAATAGGTATGTGTCCATGATTAATTTGTTTTATTGGGTTACCAAATATAAGAGAATGATTGATATTTATTTGCTTATGGGCCATGAATTTATTGTTTTTAATTGGATTACCAAAAATGTCTGACATGTACCAGGTTTTACCatgataaataatttatttatggACTGTAAATTATTGCTAAAACAAAGATTGGCTTGATGAAAATCAGAAGGGAGTGAAAAACAAGAGAAAGGGGGTGACTAGATCTCAGTCAACCGAGACTTAACCAAGTCTTAGTCGGGTGACATAACATGTAGAAAGTAAAAAACTTAAACTAAAAAAGAAAATTTTGCGTGGATCTCCATGTAAGATCTTACGAATATGGCATCGACCGAGAGTTAAAGAAGTCTCGGTTGATTGAGATTTAACAACACCGTATGAAAAATCGGTTAAGGGTGGGAGGTTGGATGAAGAGGTGGTTGGGAGAAAACAGAGTGGATGATAGAACCTCAGGTTCTTTATAAGTATTGTAGAGGTAGAGATAGAGATTTAGTTATCCTGATGGTCCTTTTTTCAATAAGATGCAAATGTACCTCATGGATAATGAAACATGTATTTTAAATGTTCTTTAATGTGTAGCTACTTTACATGTTAAAATACTATTTTAGAAATGGTGTGGACCTCCAGAATATATTTGTTTAAATATTCATCATAACATTCTGTATGTTGGGTGAATGTGGATGGTATTTGTGAGCCGTAATTCCATCAGGAAGAAAAAGGATAAACATTCAAGATCCAAGGACATGCCTTGcctttgttggggaacatagtaatttcaaaaaaattcctacgcacacgcaagatcatggtgatgcatagcaacgagaggggagagtgttatctacgtaccctcgtagactgaagcggaagcgttgacacaacgtagaggaagtagtcgtacgtcttcccggtccaaccgatccaagcatcGTTACTCCatcacctccgagttcttgacacacgtacagctcgatgacgcaccccgggctccgatccagcaaagcgtcggggaggagtttcgtcagcacgacggtgtggtgacgatcttgatgttcaactgtcgcagggcttcgcctaagcactactacaatatgatcgaggtgtaatatcgtggagggggcaccgcacacggctaaggaacgatcacgaagatcaacttgtgtgttctagggtgcccccctgcccccgtatataaaggagcaaaggggaggccggccggcccttgggcgcgccaaggagagaggggagtccttctcctagtgggagtaggactcccctttcctagtccaactaggaatagggagggggaaggaaagagagggagagggagagggaaaggggggccacgccccccccctcctagtcctattcggactccccatgaggggggggcgccacctcctgggctgctgcccctctctctcccctcaggcccaataaggcccattacttccccggggggttccggtaacccctccggcactccggttttatccgaaatcacccggaacaattccggtgtccgaatatagtcgtccaatatatcgatctttatgtctcgaccatttcgagactcctcgtcatgtccccgatctcatccgggactccgaactccttcggtacatcaaaactcataaactctaatataactgtcatcgaaaccttaagcgtgcggaccctacggttcgagaacaatgtagacatgaccgagacacgtctccggtcaataaccaacagcgggacctggatgcccatattggctcctacatattctacgaagatctttctcggtcagaccgcataactacatacgttgttccctttgtcatcagtatgttacttgcctgagattcgatcgtcggtatccaatacctagttcaatctcgttaccggcaagtctctttactcgttccgtaatacatcatcccgcaactaactcattagttgcaatgcttgcaaggcttaagtgatgtgcattaccgagagggcccagagatacctctccgacattcagagtgacaaatcctaatctcgaaatacgccaacccaacatgtacctttggagacacctgtagagctcctttataatcacccagttacgttgtgacgtttggtagcacacaaagtgttcctccggtaaacgggagttgcataatctcatagtcataggaacatgtataagtcatggagaaagcaatagcaacatactaaacgatcgggtgctaagctaatggaatgggtcatgtcaatcagatcattcaactaatgatgtgatcccattaatcaaataacaactctttgtctatggttagaaaacacaaccatctttgattaacgagctagtcaagtagaggcatactagtgacactttgtttgtctatgtattcacacatgtattatgtttccggttaatacaattctagcatgaataataaacatttatcatgatataaggaaataaataataactttattattgcctttagggcatatttccttcagcctcaACCAACCTACACGTGGAATCCGCCCGACTTCGATTTTGATATGGAGAATATCGCTGATAGAAGACTTAACCTCAAAATAAGAAGAGTGGTGGCTAATCGTTCCCTAACACACTGGTGTATGTTGAACAATGTAGTATTATAGAAATCACATCTTGAAATAATCTTTTGGCGAATGAAATCGCATCTTGAATTTGTTTGGATACTAGATTTGCACATCAACTTGAGGAGGGGCTCGGACTTTGTCTTCCATTGGTGTCCACCGCGCCCGTGCAAACTAGGATTCCTGCTTTGCACTTTGGTCTTAGCGACATAACCCACATCACCAGAAAAAAAAGGCATAACCCAGATATCCATAGGAAAATCGACGTGAATTAGATTCAACTACACGTGTCTTTGCAAGGTGTCACGCCAACATTGAGTTTGGAAGAAATGTGCAGATACTAACACGGGTAGGTATATTTCAAATGTATGAACCTTTTTCCTCATATTGTCTGTTTTTAAATAGTTTTGTTTTATCGCGGATCACATATGTAGACATTTTGTCATGATAAACTTTTAAGTTTGCATTAGTCAATATTGTACTCAGTCTAGTTGACAATATTTTGACTAGCAATTACCATGTAAATACATAGTTTGTGTGAGACAACGTCTCAATCATAAGTAAGTACTTTTGAATACAAACCTAATAACATCAATTTTATGTCACATTCTTGTTTACATTAATTATGTAATTATTGGTCAAAACCTTTTTTGAATCAAAATACTTATTATAATATCTATAAAAATAGAAGGAGTATATTTCACGATATAGACAATTTCCACACCATGAACCCAACCCATCATGAGCGGTGATCTTCTCATGTTCACAGCATGACAATCACTGTGACACGCTTACTTATGAACATTTTCTATGTTTTATATTTCTTCTCGTTTTAATTTTGTGAAATTTTTTCAAAATCATAAAACTTGTATCATTTTTAAAAATGGGTATACTTTCCTAATTGATGAACATTCTTTGAAATTTGGGTCATATTTCAAGATCTAAGAATTTTTTCCATCCATGTAtattttaaaattcatgaacgTTTTGTTTTGAAATTTGGAAAAAATTTAAATCCAAGAAAATTTTCAAATTCGTGTTTTGTTTTGAAATttggaacattttttgaaatacaTGAGCAGTTTTAAAATTCCCGATTATTTTTTGAATCAAgaaatatttttaaaattcatgCATATTTTTAAATTTATTAAAGTTTTTAATCCAGCAATGATTTTCATCTTTTTAGCAGTTTTCAAAGTCAAAAAACAAAAGGAAACGAAAACAAATCAGGGGCGCCCCTGCCCGCACATGGGCCAGCCCAAAGCGCGTGGTGGGTGGGCGTTTATTGTCACCTCGTCGGCCTAGGCGCGCTCGAGGAGGACTCTGCCGCAACGCCACGCCCCAAGGCCCAACTCTTCCTCCTAAAATCCCTTCGGAGTCGCCGTCGTCACCCATCGCCTCCCACGCGGGTTGCTCTTGTCGTGAAGCGATCGACGCCCTTTTCCTCCTCGAAAATATATAATAGAACACCTGCACCCAGGCCCTTCCTATCTAGCCATCCATTCTGCGCATCGCTATTCGTGCAAACacatttctcttttttgtttctctcGCATAAAACATGTTTTTAAGTTCAAACCTTTGCAGCGTGGCAAAGCTTTCTATCTAGAATGTAGGATAAATCTTTCAGATTTTTTGGTTAAAAATAAATATACAAAAAATGATTTTTTAGATTAAAAATCATTTTTAatcaaaaaaatcattttttgtAATCTTTCATATTTTTTGGTCAAAAATAAATAtacaaaaaaaatcattttttgtATATATACGAAAAATGATTTTTGaccaaaaaaatcattttttatATTAAAAATGATTTTTGATCTAAAAAATCATTTTTTGTATATTTATTTTTGACCAAAAAATCTGAAAGATTTATCCTATACAAAAAATGATTTTTTAGATTAAAAATGATTTTTAATCTTAAAAATCATTTTTTGTATATTTATTTTTAACCAAAAAATCTGAAAGATTTATCCTAGATTCTAGATAGAATGCTTTTTATCTAAAaaatcatttttttatatatttattTTTGACCAAAAAATCTGAAAGATTTATCGTAGATTCTAGATAGAAAGATTTGCCACGTTGCAAAAGTTTGAACTTAAAAACATATTTTATGcgagagaaacaaaaaagaaaaaaattcatATAGAAAGTTAGTTGTGTTGCATAGATCTTAAAACAATATTGAACAGCCAGGATAGTAGAGCCCGGATGCAGATGTTCTAAAAATCCACGTCCCAAGCGAGAAGCACCGGCGCATGGACCGCGAGCCCCGTGCCCACGACGGGGAGGTGGAGGCCCGACGGAAGCGCCACCTCGTCGACCGCGAGATGAATCCGCGGGGGAAGAAGAGGATGAGCACCGACGACGATCCGCGTGCCGGCGGAGCGTCCAGCTCCAACGCGATGAGTTCAGATGCGTGGGCTGAGAAGGTTCACCCGGAGGGCGAGATGACCGATGAAAGCGCCGCGTCTGCTACACTGGCGCGGTCTCCACCGTCCTCACCCAGCGCTGCCCTATCCGAGGAGTCGTCCACCTACTCCCTGCCACAGGAGATGGTAGACAGATTGAGGCAAATCATGGCCAATCATGAGGCGGACGAGCAGCTGCAAAGTATTTACTACTGAAATCACGTCTTCTGACTAATATTTAGCTCTCTTTTCTGACAAGAAAAAATCAACTATCTTGGACATTAGATTTTGTACATAAATCATACATACGTATAGTTATCTATATCCTTATGGGAATCTAACGGGGAAACCCTATTTTGTTATAGTTCAAAGAGACGCCGAGCTGTCCAAACTTACAGTGGAGAGCGATTTTTGCGACATTGATGACGGCAGTTCCCGGAGTTGTAAAGCTCGGAAGGTGGCTGTGCTAGCTTCACGGTCCGTCGTTGCTCTCTCTTCATTTTCAAGtgtcaccccccccccccccccccccccccctctcttcTTTTACCACTCTCTCCAAATAGTGCaagatttgcatattgttgactCCTACCTGCTTCTTTTTCAGATGAAAAGAGGATAAGAGTTTGCTCAGGATTCGTGATATCATCCAATGCTTGTACAGATACCTACAAAATCTTAACTTCGGCAACACTAATAAGGTCTCTTAACACGAATAACATTTTGATTCCAGATGTAAAGGTGGGCGCATGCAGTAGTAGTTCCTTGTGAATCTACTTTTAGTATTAAAAGGTGGAGTACATATGTATTTTTTTCTTGCCTAATTTTTTTGTCGGATAACTTATTGTAGATCAAGGTGTGTTTACCAAATGGGGATATCTCTGATGGCATCATATCCATGGTAGATTTTCACTATAACATAGCTGTTGTTAAAGTGAAATCTGATCAGAAACTTCCAGAGGCAGTTATGATTAGTGAAGTTATCAAAAGAGGAGCCGTGTTAGCGATTGGACGTTTCTATGATCATGGTAGAGTGATGTGCGCACAAGGTAAAATCATAAAACAAGCAAGTACATTTGATTGCTTGGAGCTTCTAGTATCAAGCTGCCAGACGACCATGGTAAGCCCAACTATAGCGCTTTTATCTCCGCATTCACTAAACGAAATGCCGAACTGGTGTTAGTACTTCCCTCTGTGCTATACTATCTTGAACTATTTTATTTAGTTCATATAGATGCTGTAGTGCCACTTTCATGCTAAAAGTTGTGGAAGTAAGTCAAAATGTGCTAGAGAATGAAAAAATAGCAGCACATCCTTCTTTTGAAAGGGCCCAAACATGACCTTTATAGCATAATCAGATGCCTAAGAAGACATGACTTACACCATTATAACTAAATATGTGACAGTGCTAATTCTTTGAGACATACCACAAGAAAATGTTTGATGCGAATATCTATTAAGATGTACAATTGAAAACTTCACTTGAATTGTTTTCTTATCCCTATCGCTGTTTGTTCTTTGTTGTGAAAATGTTTCTGTTTATTGTGCATGATATTTGGTGCAATTTTCTATAGCTATTCTCTTGTGCTTGGGATGCCATTTGGTCAGCCTATTCATAATTATTTGCTCCTTTTTACTAGGCGGGTGTTGGAGGTCCCCTTGTAAATTACAGTGGTGATGTCGTGGGTATCAATTTCTACGGAGAGAACCACACACCCTTTCTTTCAACGGGAGTTATTGTAAGATGCTTGGAACATTGGAGAAAATATGGGTAGACACATTTCTATACCAACACTGCTAGATATCTTATTTTTAGCACCCTTGCATATGATGATGCTTTGTTTTGATTTGTAGAAAAATAATTCGACCTTGGCTTGGAATCATGTATACAAGCCTATTGATATGTTGCCACTTCGAGTTTTGGAGAGATGTGCATATCTTGGCAAGGGTTTGTATATTTTAGATGTATGAAACTCTTCTTTTTATCGTTTCTTACTTATTACTGTACTAGTTCATGAAAGATCAAAGCATTTTTTTTTGGGATGGTTTTTGTGTGTGTAGATAGCATTTGTAGGCATTTTCACTATTATGAACACAAATTCTTTGGTACTCATCTTCTGTGGATTTCTCAACATTTACAGtattgctgcacttttgttataGCAAGATCTTCAAAgataattatgataattgctggAAAAACATAATTTTTAGTGGCAAAAGCATCCCAAATATAAGGGTGTGAATGGACTCGCGGGAGATACATTTTGAACGTTTTCATGCAAAGCTAGTTATTTGGTTTTTTTTCTCCTAAATGCAGGGTTGCTCAAAATGCTAATACTTGACTATATGTACAATTCTATTTTTAATGTTCTTTATGTGCAATCTAAAATCTCAAGAGTGATGGTAGTGATATTCATATTTCGACAAGGCAGACTTAATAATTTGGTAATTAGGTGGCCAAGAGATCACCTGCCGATGTAGCTGGGCTTTTTGTTGGTGACGTTTTGGTCGAATATGCGGGAGAAGTTATCTGTACTGCTCCAAAGGTGATTTCTACTTCAGATAATTGCCATTTTATTATTTATATTAGTAATGTGTTTTTTATCATATAAAATGGAAATTTTAACCACATTTTTTTTTGCATCATGCACAGTTTGGTGCAATGTTGATGGATATGTGTGAGGAACAAGTCGAGGCAGATACTTTAAGAAGCAAAGTGACTATTGAGGTATTTTTTCTAAATTATTCTAGCAATTAGGATTGTCGCCATATGTTCTAACCATTGAATATTGGACATTTTCACTAGGTCGTTTTAAGGAATGAAGGAGATGGCAGCATAGCAAGGAAGACGTTGCATGCTGATGTTTTAAGCGAGTTCAATTACTATAGGTGGTGTATCATTTTCTCTGTGTTGTGGAGTTAATTTTGTTGGAATTACTTTTCGTTTTGATAGTACTTTTGTTGACTTCAGATGGCTAGATCCATTGCCTAACTACAATCGCAGTGTTTATGCTAGAGAACAGTTTATGGAATTATAATAAGGTACGGTGATACTACACTAACATTATTTGTTGCATTTTTAGTTCGATTTGTGTTCTCTTGACTATTTCCTCTTTGCTGGAGCCTGAAACTTGTGTGAACCCACTTCATGTATTCTGTTATTAAATATTCCCTCCGCttcaaaatataaggtgtatttgttTTTAAAAAAGTCAAACACGTGCATGTTTGACCAAGTTTCTAGAAAAAATAGCAATATCTACGATACCAAATTTATATCATCTGATCCAACACGAAAAATATTTTCATATTTTATCTATTAAGTATTCAAGATGTTGATATTTTCTTCTACAACCTTAGTCAAACATACAATCATTTTACTTGCACGATAACTGATGCATCTTATATtgtggaacagagggagtatgttGGTTCTTTTCCGACACTTGCAACTTATGTCCATGTGTTTTTTGCCCTCTGCCCCCTTGCAGCATGTTGTTCTTTTATTGGTACTTATGCTCATATATTTGCTATTGCTTTTATACTCAACAGGAGACAAAGTCTAGGTTTTGTTGAACATAATGGGATTTTCCTTCCTACTGCGTGTACTGATGTCTATGAAGCTCCCTCTCTAATGCCATCGCCCTGAGCAACATCAGCCTCATGACAAGTAATTTTTTTGTTTATGGCGTGTTCACAAGAAAGTGGTATTACATCAACTAATACGAAGATGCACCCGAGAATACGTCCTCATGTGTGAAAAAAAATTAACAATTTTCTCATGTGAAAAATGTTTCATCAATATTAGTCATGTAAAGATATTAGAGCCACACACATTGCAACTTTTCATGAGAAAGAAATATTTGAGCCACAAATGCTGCAACTTTTCATGAAAAGGATTTCTATTTTGGGGCactatttttcttttcttttttgttaCGTTGTGCAATACAATAAGAATGTTCTTCTATGAGAATGTACACATATAACATAAACATTTGCATGTGTAAACTTATTTTGACTTTTTGTGATTATAAAAATTGTTTTGAATATGTGATTCATCTCGGAAGCGTGTAAAGAGCATCCTTTACCAGACTCCGTCAAATTTTGACCATTGATTTAACCAAGAAAATATGAGTTGTGTTCCCTAAAAAGTATAGCATGGGAAACATCTTTCAAATCCAATAGtatagtgtgtgtgtgtggtgtgtgtgtgtgtgtgggggggggggcttagAACTCATATCTTTATTAGTTAACAAGTgaaccggagggagtactaaattATAGCATAGGTATATCTATATTGTACCAAGTTGCAAGTCAAGATCTATGGCATTCATGTCACATGTTGCCTTCAACTTCAAGAGATGTTGACTTCCTATTTTGGTTAGATCTTAGTGAAAAGAAAACTAGATTACTCAAGTGTGTCGGCCAATCTCCTTAATTACAACCTTGTTTTGGCAAACGTTGCTACACAAAGTTTGGTTGAGCAGAACAACATAATTAGTTGCAAGAACTGAAACGTCATTTTGCACTGCATTAGTAGGAGTCCAATGGAAGAGCCGTGCTCGGTCAAGATGTGTagtaggctagtcatagtgggagtaacttttCTAGTAACATAATACATCCTAATATaagttttttttgcggggaatCCTAATATAAGTTCACTTATGTGTCAAGTAGTTAATAAGGAGAGAGGTGTTTGTCATAACAATATGTTATCGTAACATAACGCAACCCAAGCAaaatgagtctataacctaataaatgcaaccatctatgatactacttctatgatactttgcactatgaaggtagtaacatagagtagtgtcatatgcatgacactaatCGATAATATTGAACTGAGGGGATCTCCAAAACTGACCCCTAAAAGTGACTGAACACGCATATCGCTTTCTTCTCTTCCAAGAGAAGAAAGAAAGGCGATCTCGCCTCCAGccgcactagtagaaaaatggtcaaatgtgaagcacattagtgccggtttgaatttgagccggcactaatgtgaccattagtgccgatTCCAACAGCTAGGCGGGCaggcatcattagtaccggttcgtgggcaacctttagtaccggttcatgtcacgaaccggtactaatgaggccagtgcggctgtggtcaggctggggcccccacgaagacctttagtaccggttcatggcatgaatcggtactagagtttcttagtaagctgatttttagtcccacctcgccaagagagaggcagtatgagcggtttataagccgtgagtgcagagacaatgacgaagatgcacaatgctcacctgcacgttgattagcttcaaacctttcggaatagcatagattgcactgagctatatgtagtgcagtctacactattccgaaaggtttgaagcaaattaaccagcattgc belongs to Triticum urartu cultivar G1812 chromosome 7, Tu2.1, whole genome shotgun sequence and includes:
- the LOC125519224 gene encoding LOW QUALITY PROTEIN: probable periplasmic serine endoprotease DegP-like (The sequence of the model RefSeq protein was modified relative to this genomic sequence to represent the inferred CDS: deleted 2 bases in 1 codon), coding for MDREPRAHDGEVEARRKRHLVDREMNPRGKKRMSTDDDPRAGGASSSNAMSSDAWAEKVHPEGEMTDESAASATLARSPPSSPSAALSEESSTYSLPQEMVDRLRQIMANHEADEQLQIQRDAELSKLTVESDFCDIDDGSSRSCKARKVAVLASRSVVALSSFSNEKRIRVCSGFVISSNACTDTYKILTSATLIRSLNTNNILIPDVKIKVCLPNGDISDGIISMVDFHYNIAVVKVKSDQKLPEAVMISEVIKRGAVLAIGRFYDHGRVMCAQGKIIKQASTFDCLELLVSSCQTTMAGVGGPLVNYSGDVVGINFYGENHTPFLSTGVIVRCLEHWRKYGKIIRPWLGIMYTSIDMLPLRVLERCAYLGKGLYILDVAKRSPADVAGLFVGDVLVEYAGEVICTAPKFGAMLMDMCEEQVEADTLRSKVTIEVVLRNEGDGSIARKTLHADVLSEFNYYRWLDPLPNYNRSVYAREQFMEL